The DNA region CATCCCTTATTGGCTGGGAGCTAACCGGGGCTGCGACTGCCCTGCTGGCCCTGTGATCTGCAGAGACAGGTGGGGTCCCAACAGCCTCCCTGATGCAGACGTCCTCAAGGTCATTTGGTGTCAGACTGAATGTAATTGTGAGAGCTGAGCTGCAAACCTAGGACAATAAGCAAGCTGAGCTCACCCCTCCCCGGGGAGGgggggaaacgtagagaatgggaAGCTTCAGAGCTAAAAAACCAGAAGGCCAGGAGTAAAACAGCCAGGCAGGGGCGGATAGGGCAAATTATAAAGGACATGTGCAAAGAGACCAAGGAGGTGAGAAGTAGGAGAGGGAGCTGGCAGCAGCCTCAGAAAGGACCAGGAGGGGCAGGGTCCCTGTTAAGTGAGAAATCCTCACTGGATTACAGCTGGGTCCCCAGGGACGCAGGTGAAAACATCCAGTCACAAAATGCAGGCACCAGTGCCTGAGACAGGAGACAGGGAAGGCAGGAGACACTGAGCATGAATTTCCATGCTGGCTCGGCCCTCCTCCCGGCTCCCAAAGAGAAGAGCCCAGGGAGGGTCCAGAGCTCAGTGGGCAATGCCTGGGACAAGTGACCACAGCAGCAGACCACCCCACCGGGTCCACAATTTCAGAAGTGGCCAGCTGACTTCAGGTATGCAAACCTTTGTGCTCAGAAGCCTTTGCTATAGGCTCTGGAATGGGTCCAAGCCAGGTGATGGCTGGGGAGGAAGGTGCCCAAGCCCCCAGAGGGATGACATAGGGATGGCTGAGTGAGGAGACACTGCGTTGACCCCGGAGCCCCCACTTCCCCCTGCCAAGTCCGGGGTCAGCCTCCAGGGCCCCACGAGACAGCGCTACAGACTGTCGCACGAATTCCAAGGCCTTTAATTTGCAGTGAGCATGCCTGCTCCTCACCCGAGCTCCCGTGTTGCCGCGCCCCACCCCCATGCCAGCACCTCCCCAACTCCCTTCCTGGGCCTCCCAGGTCACACCCCCGCAGCAGCTGCCGCCGCTCCAAtccccctccttccctgtctCCGGGCAGGCCCCTGTCTCTCAGCCTCCTAGGTGGGGGCCGGAGGGGGCGCCGCCAGAGCCCCGGCTGCCCCCAGCATCAGCATGGCCAGGGCCTTGGGCCCCGCCGTGTGGATCTTCTCGTGCCGGTGCAGGTTGGAGCGCCGGCTGAAGCTCTTGCCGCACAGGGGGCAGGAGTAGGGCCGGACACCGCGGTGGGTGCGCTGATGGGCAGTGAGGTGCGAGCTGTGGCTGAAGCTCTTGCCGCAGTCGAGGCAGTGGTAGGGCTTCTCGCCGGTGTGCGTGCGGTTGTGGGCGATGAGGTTGGAGCGCTGGCTGAAGCACTTGCCGCACTCAGGGCACGGGTAGGGCTTGACCCCGGTGTGTGTGCGCTGGTGGGTGACCAGGGCTGAGCTCTGCGTGAAGCACTTGCCGCAGATGGGGCATTTGTGCGGCTTGGCGCCCGTGTGGGTGCCCTGGTGGGTGACCAAGTCCGAGCGGCGGGTGAAGCGCTTGGCGCAGCGGTCGCACACGTAGGGCTTCTCACCTGTGTGGATGCGCTGGTGCTGGATCAGCGTCGAGTGGTGGCTAAAGCTCTTCCAGCAGGACGGGCAGGTGTAGGGCTTCTCGCCGGTGTGGATGATCTGGTGCTGGATGAGGTGCGAGCTGCGGCCGAAGCGCTTGCCGCAGTCCGTGCAGGCGTAGGGCTTCTCGCCCGTGTGCGTGCGCCGGTGCGTCACCAAGTGCGAGTGCCAGCTGAAGGCCTTGCCGCACTGCTCGCACTTGTAGGTCTTCTTGCCGGCGTCGCCGTCAGGGGCCAGGCCCTCCTCGCTGCTCTCAGGGGCGGTCGTCTCCCCCTCTCTGGGTTGCTCTGGGAAGCGGCCCTCCTGGGCTTTCGGGATGCCGATGTCAGGCGGGGCTGGTTCCGACTGTGCCTCCACCGCAGGACCCGGCTGCACATCGTCCTTGGCTGGCCCTGAGCTCTGGCCGCCGGCCGCTCGCTGCCCACACCGTGGGGCGTCCCCCTGGGCTCTCCCCACCCTGCTTTTGAAGGACTTCATATCCCCAGGGGCTCCCAGGGACGGGGCTAGCTCCTCCTTGCCCACCTCCACGGCTCCTGGATAAAGAGGGATTCCAGCAAGGCAGAGGCTTTCATGAGGGCCCCGGGGGAATTGTGGAGCTAGAAATTAGGGCAAGGACCTGCTGGGAAGCCTGGAAGCAAGAGCCACCCTCCACACAGGAGGGAGGGCTGGCGGCCCTGCCCCAGGAGGGGCTGTGTGTCTGCACCCCACAGGAAACAGCCCGCGCTGACATGGGGCACCTGGGAGTGACAGCCACGACCCTACTGCCCCGCCCACCTGTCACCTCTGCACGcacctctcttctcctcctcctcatctcccaTCTGCTGGCAGGATCCTGAGGCCTCGCCCCTGCCCTGCACTTGAGAGGCCCAGAAAGGCCTGCTGAAGGGAAACCCTGCTTGGGAAGAGATGCTGTGCTCAGTCAGGGCCTTTCGGGCTGCACAGCAAGGAGaaaccacccccacctccccggaGAGATGATGGAGCAAAAGAAGAGGGGATGCAGCTCTGCAAACACGGGGCAAAACCAAGTGAGCTCAACAGTCACTGGGGGCA from Mesoplodon densirostris isolate mMesDen1 chromosome 16, mMesDen1 primary haplotype, whole genome shotgun sequence includes:
- the ZNF205 gene encoding transcriptional repressor RHIT isoform X3, encoding MAAALLTAWSQMPVTFEDVAVYLSREEWGRLDHTQQSFYRDILQKRNGLSLAGFPFSRPFWASQVQGRGEASGSCQQMGDEEEEKRGAVEVGKEELAPSLGAPGDMKSFKSRVGRAQGDAPRCGQRAAGGQSSGPAKDDVQPGPAVEAQSEPAPPDIGIPKAQEGRFPEQPREGETTAPESSEEGLAPDGDAGKKTYKCEQCGKAFSWHSHLVTHRRTHTGEKPYACTDCGKRFGRSSHLIQHQIIHTGEKPYTCPSCWKSFSHHSTLIQHQRIHTGEKPYVCDRCAKRFTRRSDLVTHQGTHTGAKPHKCPICGKCFTQSSALVTHQRTHTGVKPYPCPECGKCFSQRSNLIAHNRTHTGEKPYHCLDCGKSFSHSSHLTAHQRTHRGVRPYSCPLCGKSFSRRSNLHRHEKIHTAGPKALAMLMLGAAGALAAPPPAPT
- the ZNF205 gene encoding transcriptional repressor RHIT isoform X1 → MSADGGGVRATQDKERAQETPGHGHSCQEMLSESEGTVLLGAAQESPHIKMEPEEPHPEGASQEARAQGVRGWVPLSQGSKEKAHFLPGGALPSPQIPVLSHEGRTRDRRMAAALLTAWSQMPVTFEDVAVYLSREEWGRLDHTQQSFYRDILQKRNGLSLAGFPFSRPFWASQVQGRGEASGSCQQMGDEEEEKRGAVEVGKEELAPSLGAPGDMKSFKSRVGRAQGDAPRCGQRAAGGQSSGPAKDDVQPGPAVEAQSEPAPPDIGIPKAQEGRFPEQPREGETTAPESSEEGLAPDGDAGKKTYKCEQCGKAFSWHSHLVTHRRTHTGEKPYACTDCGKRFGRSSHLIQHQIIHTGEKPYTCPSCWKSFSHHSTLIQHQRIHTGEKPYVCDRCAKRFTRRSDLVTHQGTHTGAKPHKCPICGKCFTQSSALVTHQRTHTGVKPYPCPECGKCFSQRSNLIAHNRTHTGEKPYHCLDCGKSFSHSSHLTAHQRTHRGVRPYSCPLCGKSFSRRSNLHRHEKIHTAGPKALAMLMLGAAGALAAPPPAPT
- the ZNF205 gene encoding transcriptional repressor RHIT isoform X2 — translated: MSADGGGVRATQDKERAQETPGHGHSCQEMLSESEGTVLLGAAQESPHIKMEPEEPHPEGASQEARAQGVRGWVPLSQGSKEKAHFLPGGALPSPQIPVLSHEGRTRDRRMAAALLTAWSQMPVTFEDVAVYLSREEWGRLDHTQQSFYRDILQKRNGLSLGFPFSRPFWASQVQGRGEASGSCQQMGDEEEEKRGAVEVGKEELAPSLGAPGDMKSFKSRVGRAQGDAPRCGQRAAGGQSSGPAKDDVQPGPAVEAQSEPAPPDIGIPKAQEGRFPEQPREGETTAPESSEEGLAPDGDAGKKTYKCEQCGKAFSWHSHLVTHRRTHTGEKPYACTDCGKRFGRSSHLIQHQIIHTGEKPYTCPSCWKSFSHHSTLIQHQRIHTGEKPYVCDRCAKRFTRRSDLVTHQGTHTGAKPHKCPICGKCFTQSSALVTHQRTHTGVKPYPCPECGKCFSQRSNLIAHNRTHTGEKPYHCLDCGKSFSHSSHLTAHQRTHRGVRPYSCPLCGKSFSRRSNLHRHEKIHTAGPKALAMLMLGAAGALAAPPPAPT